In a single window of the Melioribacteraceae bacterium genome:
- a CDS encoding H-type lectin domain-containing protein has product MKKINLINSISLFVFIMIIHANNIQAQTQGGTFFVDKSTPNFTLHANEGKREAIVEINFEKPFNEKPVVLVSLSLIDLQGEKFEVDTNLKGTQEFETRGLKIATEATGVSRDGFVLKIVVWGNTKINAAGGSWIAFK; this is encoded by the coding sequence ATGAAAAAAATAAACTTAATTAATTCTATATCTCTATTTGTTTTTATTATGATAATTCACGCGAACAATATCCAAGCCCAAACTCAAGGCGGGACATTCTTCGTCGATAAATCCACTCCCAATTTTACACTTCACGCTAATGAAGGTAAGAGGGAAGCTATAGTGGAAATTAATTTTGAAAAGCCCTTTAATGAAAAACCGGTTGTACTCGTCTCACTCAGCTTGATTGATCTTCAAGGAGAAAAGTTTGAGGTCGATACAAATCTTAAAGGCACTCAAGAATTTGAAACCAGAGGATTAAAAATCGCTACAGAAGCCACGGGAGTTTCAAGAGATGGTTTTGTTCTGAAAATTGTCGTGTGGGGCAATACCAAAATCAACGCTGCCGGGGGCAGCTGGATAGCGTTTAAATAA